From Anopheles coluzzii chromosome 3, AcolN3, whole genome shotgun sequence, the proteins below share one genomic window:
- the LOC120957909 gene encoding aladin-like, with the protein MSRALNLSNFPPSAEVIGFSARDHYPDIVFTREMLHPPGHSRRSESTRDVMVPVTESLPKRILAIFMELGLLEALGEATQSESRFVARAATYLQMIGRRFKQYWQSYPCELSMDLVAKHSQTRNWQKSTIRCLSWHPLCFKLAVATIDDTVRIYTRNPGVTPILRSSLQKAVTCLAWRPYTGGELAIGCQSGVLIWSVDPTSQITRPLSQAVHLQHGRHQPVTAVSWSSNGELLVTASINDTHLLVWNVDQQRCVPMHRVKLPCALVSYAPLGYNMIASTIGKDFYLCTVPPERVTRVGWSTANGSLQSFAWSRDEKHLLFVTTDDMKLFYMRLSGLKSASYELAFPLVDLDQKLTDGGLAIGGKAQSLAWCPRDRFLAISFKNTAAIAIFFTNLAGLQINIDPYCLIFGVGVEYPSCMCYQENYQQEYDSDAQSVLTIGWSSGRVEYYPL; encoded by the exons atgAGTCGTGCGCTAAACCTTAGCAATTTCCCTCCCAGCGCTGAAGTGATTGGGTTCTCAGCC CGCGATCATTATCCGGATATAGTGTTTACACGTGAAATGTTGCACCCTCCCGGACACAGCCGGCGGTCGGAGAGTACGCGCGATGTGATGGTGCCCGTGACGGAGTCGCTTCCGAAGCGCATACTGGCCATCTTTATGGAGCTCGGTTTGCTCGAAGCGCTCGGCGAAGCGACCCAGTCCGAGTCACGGTTTGTTGCCCGTGCCGCCACCTACCTGCAAATGATTGGCCGACGGTTCAAGCAGTACTGGCAGTCGTACCCGTGCGAACTGTCCATGGATCTGGTGGCAAAGCACTCGCAAACACGCAACTGGCAGAAGAGCACGATACGCTGTCTGAGTTGGCATCCGCTGTGCTTCAAGCTGGCCGTTGCGACCATCGACGATACGGTGCGTATCTACACGCGCAACCCCGGCGTAACGCCGATCCTGCGCAGCAGTCTCCAGAAAGCCGTTACTTGTCTCGCTTGGCGACCGTACACCGGAGGCGAGCTTGCGATCGGATGCCAAAGCGGCGTGCTCATCTGGAGCGTCGATCCGACGAGCCAGATTACGCGGCCCCTCTCGCAAGCGGTTCATTTGCAGCACGGACGGCACCAACCGGTCACCGCCGTTAGCTGGAGCAGTAACGGAGAGCTGCTGGTGACGGCCAGCATCAACGACACGCATCTGCTCGTGTGGAACGTGGATCAGCAGCGATGCGTTCCGATGCATCGCGTGAAATTGCCCTGTGCCCTGGTCAGCTATGCGCCGCTCGGTTACAACATGATCGCCAGTACAATTGGCAAAGATTTCTACCTCTGCACGGTACCGCCCGAGCGTGTCACGCGAGTCGGCTGGAGTACGGCAAATGGTTCGCTACAATCTTTCGCCTGGTCCCGGGACGAGAAGCATCTCCTCTTTGTCACCACCGACGATATGAAGCTGTTCTACATGCGGTTGTCCGGTTTGAAAA GCGCATCGTACGAGCTGGCCTTCCCACTGGTGGATCTCGACCAGAAACTTACTGACGGTGGTTTAGCGATCGGTGGCAAAGCGCAATCACTCGCCTGGTGCCCGCGGGACCGCTTTCTTGCCATATCGTTCAAAAACACCGCGGCCATTGCCATCTTTTTTACGAATCTGGCCGGACTGCAGATTAACATCGATCCGTACTGCCTCATTTTTGGCGTGGGCGTAGAGTATCCATCGTGCATGTGCTATCAGGAAAACTATCAGCAAGAGTACGACTCGGACGCACAGTCTGTGCTCACGATCGGCTGGTCATCCGGTCGCGTTGAGTACTATCCGTTGTAG
- the LOC120955134 gene encoding uncharacterized protein LOC120955134: MRLGHLGKIGIGWGIISVLGIGAFVASKNSVDKNRYENMKIRERMRQSNVGQYEVKEARRFDA; this comes from the exons ATGCGCCTCGGACATTTGGGaaaaatcggaatcggctg GGGCATCATCAGTGTGCTAGGCATTGGAGCGTTCGTCGCATCGAAAAATTCGGTCGACAAGAATCGCTACGAGAATATGAAAATTCGCGAACGAATGCGCCAATCGAACGTGGGTCAATACGAAGTCAAGGAAGCGCGACGGTTCGACGCATAA
- the LOC120955129 gene encoding nuclear exosome regulator NRDE2, translating to MSLFPAYNTEPLVAKSEPTASAPSELAWLTNQSFIPFGTKQTNDETETEDSAPKTPDDNQSDIADEECRPDTAKDSKPSKRHRSKHKKKRKKKHSKRRHGSSSSSSPESETEKQKCTAVAIPAPSAVRVSEVDYYTDVNPLKIYLTVEKLHRPACPRYRLVTLNPLGVRFNGKGSGRERYKRYYRTVKAKEREGKAHTGKEAQEEIFAREAELERSIRAEETVDKWIELVRYRQDHPIHFDSYQNHKRELSLIERARRQFPYDEKLLQLYLEAIVQVHPTDEVLNLIRRAITKDETNVTLWRSLIRNKQCAMAQCIVPDVLKLYEKSTRSLFMARRSDETMLQLFRNCATFCRQAGLCELMFGMVQHALSMNVSGRYGTDGTFASPEHFQQLIEYEELILKSGLPMNEIWLRVEQLRTAFHYLPFEGGRLASDPQRMVLTDDVVGFVYPLINKTRAFELTLTALKLMKFPFRRQYDREVEAYEMDYPEQLLPIFLDVFRDRTLDGSLYAFIKQLSVAPSYIRANIAHESYLELVRKSLALAIDHFTGTESAVLLTLYLQLERILVCEEKALSAGRKPILEEAQAKAVRARVKHLLKHTHSTNQNSLPVYAEYGLLEYEMTGLSVACRKIFSTSVQVFCSSEQAAPPSGDDDTQEDDNDLFHLVLTVVELLLLEGQKDEAIQTLTNLALKRHELTFEATATTPTVPDTTKLSALQKFSDRVNRAVRAESQPDTELNSHTEQHFLVHPLITSIKAYVTYLALIRSNLSEATKQLETFLYLFNDPTNARQRLLREQLFEIYLQLFEIARHSRKQAQQPPPAEGLRSLLDLVDRTLNEFPANLYALRLVVFNDNLPWLRLRGVLGKHLTPQAVLLLVIAARYREACTAETLDDFIATEASPYKQRILNLLGGALKSTSTDSAAVLYRNALLWRLYLRELFDQPNAPPGYSVLEQCRRTLYVALEACPWNKALYLDGASCAPQELSQLLDLMMEKQLRVHAIPEELAILREG from the exons ATGTCGTTATTCCCGGCCTACAACACTGAACCCCTTGTGGCTAAAAGTGAAC CAACGGCAAGCGCACCTTCGGAACTAGCCTGGCTAACAAATCAAAGCTTCATTCCGTTTGGCACAAAGCAAACGAATGATGAAACGGAAACGGAAGACTCCGCACCGAAAACGCCGGACGATAATCAGTCCGACATTGCCGATGAGGAATGCCGGCCAGACACGGCAAAGGATAGCAAACCTTCCAAGCGCCACCGAAgtaaacacaaaaagaaacgcaAGAAAAAACACTCCAAGCGACGTCAcggctcctcctcctcctcctcgccggAAAGTGAgacagaaaagcaaaaatgcaCTGCTGTAGCAATTCCGGCACCTTCTGCGGTCCGCGTTTCCGAAGTCGACTACTACACCGATGTAAATCCGCTCAAAATTTACCTGACAGTGGAGAAGCTGCACCGTCCGGCCTGTCCCCGTTATCGTTTGGTTACCCTCAACCCTCTAGGCGTTCGTTTCAATGGCAAGGGTTCCGGTCGGGAACGATACAAACGATACTACAGGACGGTGAAAGCGAAAGAGCGAGAGGGCAAAGCTCATACAGGTAAGGAGGCACAGGAGGAAATATTTGCCCGCGAGGCAGAGCTGGAACGGTCGATACGGGCGGAGGAAACGGTGGACAAGTGGATCGAACTGGTGCGCTACCGCCAGGATCATCCGATCCACTTCGACAGCTACCAGAACCACAAGCGGGAGCTTTCGCTGATCGAACGAGCCCGTCGCCAGTTTCCGTACGATGAGAAGCTTCTGCAGCTCTACCTGGAAGCGATCGTGCAGGTCCACCCGACCGACGAGGTGCTGAACCTGATACGACGCGCCATCACGAAAGACGAAACGAACGTGACGCTCTGGCGTTCGCTAATACGCAACAAGCAGTGCGCGATGGCCCAGTGCATCGTGCCGGATGTGCTGAAGCTGTACGAGAAGAGTACCCGCTCCCTGTTTATGGCCCGGCGGAGCGACGAAACGATGCTGCAGCTGTTCCGGAACTGTGCCACTTTCTGTCGTCAGGCGGGCCTGTGTGAGCTTATGTTCGGCATGGTGCAGCACGCGCTGAGCATGAACGTGAGTGGACGGTACGGGACGGACGGTACGTTTGCCTCGCCCGAACACTTCCAGCAGCTGATCGAGTACGAGGAGTTGATTTTAAAATCGGGCCTCCCAATGAACGAGATATGGTTGCGGGTGGAGCAACTGCGTACGGCTTTCCATTACTTACCGTTCGAGGGTGGTCGACTGGCCAGCGATCCCCAGCGAATGGTGCTGACGGACGATGTGGTCGGTTTCGTGTATCCGCTCATCAACAAGACGCGTGCGTTCGAGCTAACACTGACGGCGTTAAAGTTAATGAAATTCCCTTTCCGCCGACAGTACGACCGGGAGGTGGAAGCGTATGAAATGGACTACCCGGAACAGCTGCTACCCATCTTTCTGGACGTGTTTCGGGACCGTACGCTGGACGGTTCGCTTTACGCTTTCATCAAACAGCTCAGCGTAGCGCCATCGTATATAAGGGCAAATATTGCGCACGAATCGTACCTTGAGCTGGTGCGAAAATCGCTTGCTCTAGCGATTGATCACTTCACCGGGACAGAAAGTGCCGTGTTGCTCACTCTCTATCTACAGCTCGAACGCATACTGGTCTGCGAGGAAAAAGCATTGTCCGCGGGGAGGAAGCCGATCCTCGAGGAAGCGCAAGCAAAAGCGGTCCGTGCCAGGGTAAAGCACTTGCTAAAGCACACCCACAGCACGAACCAGAACAGCCTGCCCGTGTACGCGGAATATGGATTGCTCGAGTACGAAATGACAGGGCTTAGTGTAGCGTGCAGGAAGATTTTTTCCACCTCCGTGCAGGTATTCTGTTCATCCGAACAAGCCGCACCACCGTCCGGTGACGATGATACGCAAGAGGATGATAACGATCTTTTCCATCTTGTGCTGACTGTGGTGgagctgctactgctggaaGGACAGAAAGATGAAGCCATTCAGACACTGACAAATCTAGCGCTTAAAAGACACGAGCTGACGTTCGAAGCGACGGCCACCACGCCTACTGTACCAGATACGACCAAGCTTTCCGCTTTGCAGAAATTCAGCGATCGTGTTAACCGTGCCGTCCGTGCTGAATCCCAACCCGACACGGAGCTAAACTCTCACACGGAGCAACATTTTTTAGTCCATCCCTTGATAACGTCGATCAAAGCGTACGTGACGTATCTGGCACTCATAAGATCGAATCTATCGGAAGCGACCAAGCAACTGGAAACGTTCCTTTACCTCTTCAACGATCCCACGAACGCAAGGCAAAGGCTACTGCGTGAGCAGCTGTTCGAGATCTACCTACAGCTGTTCGAAATCGCACGACATAGCAGAAAGCAGGCCCAGCAGCCACCGCCAGCCGAAGGTTTGCGCAGCTTGCTTGATCTCGTCGATCGTACGCTGAACGAATTCCCTGCCAATCTATACGCACTGCGGCTGGTGGTGTTTAACGACAATCTTCCTTGGTTGCGGTTGCGTGGCGTACTGGGGAAACATCTCACCCCGCAAGccgtactgctgctggtcaTTGCTGCTCGGTATCGTGAGGCGTGCACGGCCGAAACGCTGGACGACTTCATTGCCACGGAAGCATCGCCTTACAAGCAACGTATCCTCAACCTACTCGGCGGTGCGCTGAAATCAACCAGCACGGACAGTGCGGCCGTACTGTATCGCAATGCACTGCTCTGGCGGCTGTACCTGCGGGAACTGTTCGATCAACCGAACGCGCCACCCGGATACAGTGTGCTGGAGCAGTGCCGGAGAACGCTGTACGTGGCACTGGAAGCGTGCCCGTGGAATAAGGCGCTCTACCTCGATGGGGCGTCCTGCGCACCGCAGGAACTGTCCCAGCTGCTTGATTTGATGATGGAAAAGCAGCTCCGGGTGCACGCGATCCCGGAAGAGTTGGCTATACTGCGTGAAGGATAA
- the LOC120955132 gene encoding putative gamma-glutamylcyclotransferase CG2811 has protein sequence MSTTLRRVFVYGTLKRGEPNHHWLTDAANGQARFIAKGRTVGRYPLVVATRHNVPFLLDVRGTGHSVVGEIYEIDDRMLGRLDVLEDYPQLYDRRPEEIRNETSSAVECCWVYLIRSFPKRLLELPLLEEYRDTPEKPYAESDDIVFDE, from the coding sequence ATGTCCACCACGCTTCGCCGAGTGTTTGTTTACGGTACGCTGAAGAGGGGCGAACCGAACCACCACTGGCTGACGGATGCGGCCAACGGGCAGGCCCGCTTCATCGCCAAAGGTCGTACGGTGGGGCGCTATCCGCTCGTCGTTGCCACCCGGCACAACGTGCCCTTTCTGCTGGACGTTCGCGGCACCGGGCACTCGGTCGTGGGCGAAATTTACGAAATCGACGATCGCATGCTGGGCCGGCTCGACGTGCTGGAGGACTATCCGCAGCTGTACGATCGCCGGCCAGAAGAGATACGGAACGAGACGAGCAGTGCGGTGGAGTGCTGCTGGGTCTATCTGATACGAAGCTTTCCGAAGCGTTTGCTGGAGCTGCCCCTGCTGGAGGAGTACCGGGACACGCCCGAAAAGCCGTACGCGGAATCGGATGATATCGTGTTTGATGAGTGA
- the LOC120955131 gene encoding troponin C-akin-1 protein-like: MAQRALRRVFVYGTLKRGEPNHHLLANADNGYAKFICKGSTNRRFPLIVATRYNIPFLLDKPGTGSYVTGEIYEVDDPLFEQLDVLEDYRKLYDRQVEDINVGIEGGNLPCWLYLLRNCPDRLLKLPMLTEYRNSLEQPYSRRPPGKVNIFEELLKGDE; this comes from the coding sequence ATGGCCCAGAGAGCACTGCGCCGGGTGTTTGTGTACGGTACGCTGAAGCGCGGCGAACCGAACCACCATCTGCTGGCCAATGCCGACAACGGGTACGCCAAGTTCATCTGCAAGGGCTCGACGAACCGGCGGTTCCCGCTGATCGTCGCCACCCGGTACAACATTCCCTTCCTGCTGGACAAACCGGGCACCGGCAGTTACGTAACGGGCGAGATCTACGAGGTGGACGATCCGTTGTTCGAGCAGCTGGACGTGCTGGAGGACTACCGGAAGCTGTACGATCGGCAGGTCGAGGATATTAATGTCGGCATTGAGGGGGGCAATCTGCCGTGCTGGCTGTACCTGCTGCGCAACTGTCCCGACCGGCTGCTGAAGCTGCCGATGCTGACCGAGTACCGGAACTCGCTGGAGCAACCGTACTCGCGCCGGCCGCCCGGGAAGGTGAACATCTTCGAGGAACTGCTCAAGGGTGATGAgtag
- the LOC120956361 gene encoding uncharacterized protein LOC120956361, which translates to MPSKKKKYNARFPAGRIKKIMQTDEEVGKVAQAVPVIISRTLELFVESLLTKTLKITNARNAKTLSPSHMKQCIISESRFDFLRDLVKNIPDMGINEELSGSEAGYGNEGTSPASTSTSSSSASYSNGGAAAATASASASLIAGHHHHLPYEMVHPTSLQRSESYTPATASISLLPQHHHHNSQPSHGKRGLSQGGSLNFYKEIPLEGTESPPPPKLNRLNSAPAGGAPITPLPFKIDILPNLPAGNATTVSSPVSKPVSTHQPSSGAITPQITYNFERLAAAAPSAPSLEPVIKLDYSNLRLPATSASPHGSRSTGPVPVPSSSSSSSLQPTIKIDLSSLATGGTTALSSADGGGGGSRTPKKLTETGAGGAGGSKQYASPTTSTATLAANSAAVQSPVASALTAPPLFSALSSTIPGMDEDYDDI; encoded by the exons ATGCcttcgaaaaagaaaaagtacaATGCACGCTTTCCGGCG GGTCGCATCAAAAAGATAATGCAAACGGACGAGGAGGTTGGAAAGGTGGCCCAGGCAGTGCCCGTCATAATCT CTAGGACATTGGAGCTGTTCGTCGAATCGCTGCTAACGAAAACGCTCAAAATCACCAACGCCCGGAATGCCAAGACGCTCTCCCCATCTCACATGAAGCAGTGCATCATATCGGAGAGTCGGTTCGATTTTTTGCGTGACCTCGTCAAAAACATCCCCGACATGGGCATCAACGAGGAGCTGTCCGGGTCGGAAGCGGGCTACGGGAATGAAGGCACCTCGCCGGCCTCGACCTCTACCTCATCATCCTCCGCGTCCTACTCGAATGGTGGTGCGGCGGCGGCAACCGCATCGGCTTCGGCATCCCTCATCGCGGgtcatcaccaccacctgcCGTACGAGATGGTACATCCGACGTCGCTCCAGCGCTCCGAGTCGTACACACCGGCTACGGCATCCATCTCTCTGCTgccacaacaccaccaccacaacagtCAGCCGTCACACGGCAAACGGGGCCTCAGTCAGGGTGGCAGCTTGAACTTCTACAAAGAGATACCGCTCGAGGGGACGGAGAGTCCACCGCCGCCGAAACTGAACCGGCTCAACTCGGCACCGGCCGGTGGTGCACCAATCACTCCGCTGCCCTTCAAGATCGATATATTACCAAATCTACCGGCCGGTAACGCCACCACCGTGTCCAGCCCGGTCTCCAAACCCGTCTCGACCCACCAACCATCATCCGGTGCCATAACGCCACAGATTACGTACAATTTTGAACGACTCGCCGCAGCCGCCCCGTCGGCACCGTCCCTCGAACCGGTGATAAAACTGGACTACTCGAACCTAAGACTACCGGCCACGTCCGCCTCCCCGCACGGGAGCCGATCGACCGGGCCCGTCCCGGTGCCGtcgtcatcctcctcctcctccctgcAGCCTACGATCAAAATCGATCTCAGCAGCCTAGCAACCGGCGGCACTACCGCACTGTCCAGTGCAgatggaggtggtggtggtagtcgGACACCGAAAAAACTGACGGAAACAGGAGCAGGAGGGGCAGGAGGCAGCAAACAGTATGCATCACCCACGACCAGCACCGCAACCCTGGCCGCCAACTCAGCAGCCGTCCAAAGTCCGGTGGCATCGGCACTGACGGCACCACCACTCTTCTCCGCCCTCTCGTCCACCATTCCGGGGATGGACGAGGATTATGACGACATTTAA
- the LOC120959125 gene encoding zinc finger protein ZFMSA12A, whose product MDSKMDTNPEPTGSKMAVDWQSYVGDFDRLCRLCLSRERLISIYCNVQGRNVYFIRNFVKFALDLLKIKINKNDALPNFLCEACEKNLNVIVNFKRKCDDSIQILHRIREEKAKTNRSEKTDVLLRKSKRKSATKRVKQNCEEILKKLPHGIRVQKRSANLTQKDVEENTDNGGFSSERITSSGATMCALIEDQNKPEVQNEVAVPEQDRVTEALNDDGKCATFEEEIEFTYTDDNLEEDDHPEEVTIIIQNECPIGTSDATALESKKPVTKEKIACSVCGTSVNNIRSHMAIHSVRSHRCDQCPKSFTSRHKLQSHINGVHLRKRDFKCEICGKAFLENNNLKGHMRIHSGERKYACDLCPKRFLFAGTLRSHMLTHSQEKHHKCEICDKLFLLRTTLNKHLRVHTGEKPHSCSVCDKSFRTTTHLAVHMRTHTGEKPLCCRICGMAFAHHKGRSVHMKAKHPQELVALGLIDDKGHLKCTDTVEMVASNAKY is encoded by the exons ATGGACTCCAAAATGGACACAAATCCTGAACCGACGGGGAGTAAAATGGCTGTAGATTGGCAATCCTATGTCGGCGATTTTGATCGTTTATGCCGGCTCTGCCTATCCCGGGAACGGTTGATCTCTATCTACTGCAACGTACAGGGACGGAATGTGTACTTTATAAGAAACTTTGTAAAGTTTGCACTCGATTTACTGAAGATAAAG ATAAACAAGAACGATGCGTTGCCAAACTTTCTGTGTGAAGCATGTGAGAAGAACCTGAACGTTATTGTAAATTTCAAACGCAAATGCGACGATTCAATACAAATTCTGCATCGAATTCGGGAAGAGAAAGCTAAAACAAATCGTTCCGAGAAGACTGATGTTTTGCTacgcaaaagcaaaagaaaatcggCCACCAAACGAGTGAAGCAAAATTGTGAAGAAATACTTAAAAAG TTACCCCATGGAATACGGGTACAGAAGAGATCAGCCAATCTAACTCAAAAAGATGTCGAAGAAAACACCGATAATGGAGGATTTTCTTCAGAGCGCATCACATCGTCGGGAGCAACTATGTGTGCATTGATTGAGGACCAAAACAAACCGGAAGTACAAAATGAAGTTGCAGTTCCAGAGCAGGATCGGGTGACAGAGGCATTAAATGACGATGGAAAATGTGCAACATTCGAAGAGGAAATAGAGTTCACCTATACGGATGATAATTTAGAAGAAGACGATCATCCCGAAGAAGTTACAATCATCATACAAAACGAATGTCCAATCGGCACTAGTGATGCGACAGCTTTAGAATCAAAGAAACCCGTTACCAAGGAGAAGATAGCGTGCTCCGTATGTGGAACATCGGTGAACAATATCCGGTCGCACATGGCCATCCATTCGGTACGGTCGCACCGATGCGACCAATGTCCAAAAAGCTTTACCTCGCGCCACAAGCTACAATCGCACATTAACGGTGTACACTTGCGCAAGCGTGACTTTAAGTGCGAAATCTGTGGCAAAGCCTTTCTGGAGAACAACAACCTGAAGGGACATATGCGAATACACAGCGGGGAGCGAAAGTATGCGTGCGATCTCTGCCCGAAGCGGTTCCTGTTTGCCGGAACGCTACGCAGCCACATGCTGACGCATTCGCAGGAGAAGCACCACAAGTGCGAGATTTGCGACAAACTGTTCCTGTTGCGCACGACGCTCAACAAGCATCTGCGAGTGCATACGGGTGAAAAGCCCCACAGCTGCAGTGTGTGTGATAAGAGCTTCCGAACCACCACGCACCTGGCCGTGCATATGCGTACACACACTGGGGAGAAGCCGTTGTGCTGCCGAATTTGTGGAATGGCTTTTGCGCATCATAAGGGTCGTAGCGTGCACATGAAAGCCAAACATCCCCAAGAGCTGGTGGCGCTCGGTTTGATCGATGATAAAGGGCATTTAAAGTGTACGGATACGGTGGAGATGGTTGCTTCGAATGCTAAGTATTGA
- the LOC120955130 gene encoding 7-methylguanosine phosphate-specific 5'-nucleotidase — protein sequence MVGQRKFQLSEVAALQRDHVKIRDPARVELMLNELVAGGREKLQVVTDFDYTITKQRLANGEKVLTSFGMFNECKSIPQDVILEQRNLYHKYRPIEIDPHMAHEEKVVYMIEWWAKTGDLLRGFKLPQEDIDEVAKRYKDGLRDGTHDMFKELHELNVPCLVFSAGLGNCVSSVLKHANVMYPNVKLVSNFLQFSENGMLNGLQNPMIHTFNKNETVLDGTEYYDIVHSRDHVIVMGDSLGDAGMASGVPSSSHILKIGFLFDHPELNLPRYMDAFDIVLVDDQTMDIPRAIVDMVKKQSHE from the exons ATGGTGGGACAGCGAAAGTTTCAGCTGAGCGAGGTGGCCGCCCTCCAGCGGGACCACGTCAAGATCCGCGATCCGGCCCGCGTCGAGCTGATGCTGAACGAGCTAGTGGCGGGCGGCAGGGAGAAGCTGCAGGTGGTGACCGATTTCGATTACACAATCACCAAGCAGCGGCTCGCGAACGGCGAGAAGGTGCTGACGAGCTTCGGCATGTTCAACGAGTGCAAATCCATCCCGCAGGATGTGATACTGGAGCAGCGCAACCTCTACCACAAGTACCGGCCGATCGAAATCGACCCGCACATGGCGCACGAGGAGAAGGTGGTCTACATGATTGAATGGTGGGCCAAAACGGGCGATCTGCTGCG AGGCTTCAAGCTACCCCAGGAAGACATCGACGAGGTAGCAAAACGGTACAAGGATGGGCTGCGCGATGGCACGCACGACATGTTCAAGGAGCTGCACGAGCTGAACGTTCCCTGTCTCGTGTTTTCGGCCGGTCTGGGCAACTGCGTATCGTCCGTGTTGAAGCACGCCAACGTCATGTACCCAAATGTAAAG CTAGTGTCTAATTTCCTGCAATTCAGCGAAAATGGCATGCTAAACGGTCTGCAGAATCCAATGATTCACACGttcaacaaaaacgaaaccgTCCTTGACGGTACCGAGTACTACGACATTGTACACTCGCGCGACCACGTCATAGTGATGGGAGATTCGCTCGGAGACGCCGGGATGGCGAGTGGTGTGCCATCCTCTTCCCACATCCTGAAGATAGGATTTCTGTTCGATCAT CCGGAACTGAATCTACCTCGGTACATGGACGCGTTCGACATCGTGCTGGTGGACGATCAAACGATGGACATCCCGCGGGCGATTGTGGACATGGTGAAGAAGCAATCGCACGAGTGA
- the LOC120955133 gene encoding mitochondrial import inner membrane translocase subunit Tim10 has product MSMPQLDAAQQAKLQLMQEMEIEMMSDLYSRMTQACHKKCIPPKYADSELGKGESVCIDRCVAKYLEVHERIGKKLTAMSAQDEDLKKKMGV; this is encoded by the exons ATGAGCATGCCCCAGCTGGACGCGGCCCAGCAGGCCAAACTGCAGCTGATGCAGGAGATGGAAATCGAAATGATGTCGGATCTGTACAGCCGCATGACACAGGCTTGCCACAAAAAGTGTATCCCACCAAAGTATGCCGACTCGGAGCTGG GAAAGGGAGAATCGGTGTGCATTGACCGGTGTGTGGCAAAGTACCTGGAGGTGCACGAACGCATCGGCAAGAAGCTGACGGCAATGTCAGCGCAGGACGAGGATCTGAAAAAGAAGATGGGTGTGTAG